From Komagataeibacter medellinensis NBRC 3288, the proteins below share one genomic window:
- a CDS encoding replication initiator protein A — MVSETPNLPVVHEALLPERHPQHDLFICDVADAVLKDVMPQMEHPFYSLSKKPETSVRRYEHNGQWLEITPSVKGLATIYDKDILIYCISQIMAKLKAGEKVSQRVRISSRDLLIFTNRGTAGKDYKALIEALDRLEGTRIRTNIVTGDEEQVDGFGLIDASSIRRKLGLDGRLLHCEIKLSDWVFNAIKSNDVLTLHRDYFRLRKPLERRVYELARKHCGQQAVWKASLEILLKKSGSQSPEKLFRQMIKNLAASDHLPDYRVEFDSQKDMVTFINRGTMKAAEPAAEAWMGALDPDIYGDARNIAPGWDVHHLEREWRMWLGDNEIAPKNPERHFIKFCETWFAKRGQP; from the coding sequence ATGGTATCTGAAACCCCGAATCTGCCTGTTGTTCATGAGGCCCTCCTGCCGGAGCGTCATCCGCAGCATGACTTATTCATCTGCGACGTGGCAGATGCCGTGCTTAAGGACGTGATGCCGCAAATGGAGCATCCGTTCTATTCCCTGTCGAAAAAACCCGAAACTTCCGTTCGTCGCTATGAACATAACGGGCAATGGCTGGAAATCACGCCAAGCGTGAAGGGTCTTGCTACAATCTACGATAAGGATATTCTGATTTACTGTATTTCGCAGATCATGGCGAAACTAAAGGCCGGGGAAAAAGTATCGCAACGGGTGAGGATCAGCAGCCGCGACTTACTCATCTTCACCAATCGCGGAACGGCAGGTAAGGACTACAAAGCCCTCATCGAAGCCCTCGACCGCCTTGAAGGCACACGTATCCGCACTAACATTGTTACAGGCGACGAAGAACAGGTGGACGGTTTTGGCCTGATCGACGCTTCATCCATCCGCCGCAAACTTGGCCTCGACGGTCGCCTATTGCATTGCGAGATCAAGCTGTCGGATTGGGTCTTTAACGCAATTAAGAGCAATGATGTTCTGACACTGCATCGTGATTATTTCCGGCTACGCAAACCGCTGGAACGACGCGTTTATGAACTCGCTCGCAAACATTGCGGTCAGCAAGCGGTATGGAAAGCCTCTCTTGAGATCCTACTGAAAAAATCAGGCTCTCAAAGCCCAGAAAAATTATTCCGACAGATGATAAAGAACCTCGCTGCAAGCGATCATCTACCGGATTACCGTGTCGAATTCGATTCTCAGAAAGACATGGTAACATTCATCAATCGCGGCACAATGAAAGCTGCCGAGCCAGCAGCCGAGGCTTGGATGGGTGCGCTCGATCCTGATATTTACGGGGATGCTCGGAACATCGCGCCAGGGTGGGATGTGCATCATCTCGAAAGAGAATGGCGCATGTGGCTGGGTGATAACGAGATCGCTCCGAAGAACCCTGAGCGGCATTTCATCAAATTCTGCGAGACGTGGTTTGCTAAGCGTGGTCAACCCTGA
- a CDS encoding ribbon-helix-helix domain-containing protein, with translation MSRFAGLKKTVAPSVVEPAAQTVVEKARPRNPREGKRAVVGYFSPAVSKGLHQLALDTDTTIQGLIGEAIDDLMRKHGRHPFGER, from the coding sequence ATGAGTCGGTTTGCTGGTCTCAAAAAGACGGTCGCGCCATCGGTTGTGGAACCGGCAGCGCAAACGGTGGTAGAGAAAGCCCGCCCACGTAATCCGAGAGAAGGTAAGCGGGCTGTGGTGGGGTATTTTTCTCCAGCAGTTAGCAAGGGACTACATCAACTTGCGCTTGATACTGATACAACTATTCAGGGTTTGATCGGGGAGGCCATTGATGACTTGATGCGTAAGCACGGTCGTCATCCTTTTGGAGAGCGCTGA
- the merD gene encoding mercuric resistance transcriptional repressor MerD — protein MPCRQRREVSDAPYTASRLAHDAGVSVHIVRDYVLRGLLRPARRTQSGHRLYDDHALERMRFVRTLFEAGVGLDELTRLCHALDGGGGDAIEFLLCLRARLAARRAALDVLDGHLEQMISAIGADTAKESARA, from the coding sequence ATGCCCTGCCGACAGAGGAGGGAGGTGTCCGATGCCCCCTACACAGCGTCCCGTCTGGCCCATGATGCCGGAGTGAGCGTACATATTGTGCGCGACTATGTGCTGCGCGGGCTGCTGCGCCCGGCGCGCCGCACGCAGAGCGGTCACCGTCTCTATGACGATCATGCGCTGGAGCGGATGCGCTTCGTGCGCACCTTGTTCGAGGCGGGCGTCGGCCTCGATGAACTGACCAGGCTGTGTCACGCTCTGGACGGCGGCGGCGGCGATGCCATCGAATTTCTGCTATGCCTGCGGGCACGACTTGCCGCGCGGCGCGCGGCCCTGGACGTGCTGGACGGGCATCTGGAGCAAATGATTTCCGCCATCGGTGCCGACACCGCCAAAGAATCCGCCCGTGCCTGA
- a CDS encoding recombinase family protein → MLIGYARVSKADGSQSLDLQHDALRAAGIEPGNIYDDRASGSRDDRPGLAACLKSLRDGDVLVVWKLDRLGRSLAHLVNTVKDLSDRRIGLRVLTGKGAQIDTTTASGRMVFGIFATLAEFERDLIRERTMAGLAAARARGRKGGRKFALTKAQVRLAQAAMAQRDTSVSDLCKELGIERVTLYRYVGPKGELRDYGKRVLSLA, encoded by the coding sequence ATGCTGATCGGATATGCCCGCGTCTCCAAAGCCGATGGTTCCCAATCCCTCGACCTCCAGCACGACGCCCTGCGTGCCGCCGGTATCGAGCCAGGTAATATTTATGATGATCGTGCATCCGGTAGCCGCGATGATCGGCCCGGCTTAGCTGCATGCCTCAAATCCTTGCGCGACGGCGATGTGCTGGTGGTCTGGAAACTCGATCGCCTCGGGCGCTCGCTCGCCCACCTGGTCAACACCGTGAAGGATCTGTCAGACCGCAGGATCGGCCTGCGTGTGCTGACCGGAAAAGGCGCTCAGATCGACACCACGACCGCATCCGGCCGCATGGTGTTCGGTATCTTTGCCACTCTGGCCGAGTTCGAGCGGGATCTGATCCGCGAGCGCACCATGGCTGGCCTTGCCGCAGCCAGAGCGCGCGGACGAAAGGGAGGGCGAAAATTCGCCCTGACCAAAGCACAGGTGCGTCTCGCCCAGGCCGCCATGGCGCAGCGCGACACGTCTGTTTCCGATCTGTGCAAGGAACTCGGGATCGAGCGCGTCACTCTATACAGATATGTCGGACCGAAGGGCGAGCTCAGGGATTATGGGAAGCGCGTTCTCAGCTTAGCGTAG
- the parA gene encoding ParA family partition ATPase — MKTIAIISQKGGAGKTTLALHLATSASAAGYVSLILDTDPQATASSWKAWRGDVEPDVVDCAAHALLSRKLEQASELGAELSIIDTPPHADIMAREACRVADFLLIPCRPRAFDMDAVRTTAELVRASGKPAFVIFTAGPPRAPQVYKEAAEVVAQFGIPVAPVVLPERAVFHHSVGSGRTAQEAEPESKAAADIALLWNWVCDQVNMPSHKQDDTKTR, encoded by the coding sequence ATGAAAACAATCGCGATCATTAGTCAGAAGGGAGGCGCTGGGAAGACGACGCTTGCCCTACACTTGGCTACTAGTGCCAGTGCCGCTGGATACGTTTCTCTGATCCTCGATACCGATCCCCAAGCGACTGCAAGTTCATGGAAAGCATGGCGGGGGGATGTCGAGCCTGATGTGGTGGATTGTGCGGCGCACGCCTTGTTATCAAGAAAGCTGGAACAAGCGTCCGAACTGGGCGCAGAACTATCGATAATAGATACCCCCCCACATGCCGATATTATGGCGCGTGAGGCGTGTCGTGTCGCTGATTTCTTGTTAATTCCATGCAGACCACGTGCTTTCGATATGGACGCTGTTAGAACAACGGCGGAACTTGTGCGAGCCAGTGGCAAGCCTGCCTTCGTGATTTTTACTGCGGGTCCTCCTCGTGCGCCCCAAGTTTATAAGGAGGCGGCCGAGGTTGTGGCGCAGTTTGGTATCCCTGTTGCTCCTGTTGTTTTGCCTGAGCGTGCAGTTTTTCATCATAGCGTTGGTTCCGGTCGTACCGCGCAGGAAGCAGAGCCGGAAAGCAAGGCTGCTGCTGATATAGCACTGTTGTGGAATTGGGTGTGTGATCAAGTTAACATGCCATCACACAAACAAGATGACACAAAAACGCGTTAG
- a CDS encoding MgtC/SapB family protein: MSFSEFIIDTLLPLVAAATVGLTLGFERELARKPAGLRTQFLITLGTAIFVLAGRSIPGMETGRVAANVVTGLGFLGAGVILQHRGTVRGLTTAALIWVNGALGLAAATQEYVLAGVGVGLALAALRVLALIEKRLGEKWQILEYQITTYENESVVQAIHDALSKCRLQEGPLAYERQDGVTRMHISFCDTPTRHREFLEQLRKMSDVTDVRVL; this comes from the coding sequence ATGTCGTTTTCTGAGTTCATCATCGACACATTGCTGCCGCTTGTCGCCGCCGCGACGGTCGGCCTGACACTGGGCTTCGAGCGTGAACTGGCGCGCAAACCCGCAGGCCTTCGGACACAGTTTCTGATCACGTTGGGCACGGCCATATTCGTCCTGGCTGGGCGCTCAATTCCGGGGATGGAAACCGGACGGGTCGCGGCAAATGTGGTGACGGGCCTCGGGTTTCTGGGTGCGGGAGTTATATTGCAGCATCGCGGCACCGTGCGCGGGTTGACGACCGCCGCTCTTATCTGGGTGAACGGCGCGTTGGGCCTTGCTGCCGCCACGCAGGAGTATGTGTTGGCGGGCGTAGGCGTCGGTCTGGCGCTGGCCGCGCTGCGCGTGCTTGCGCTCATCGAAAAACGCTTAGGCGAAAAGTGGCAAATCCTCGAATATCAAATTACAACATATGAGAACGAGAGCGTTGTCCAAGCCATCCACGACGCTCTCAGCAAATGCCGATTACAGGAAGGTCCGCTTGCATACGAACGACAGGACGGGGTAACCCGGATGCATATCTCGTTCTGCGACACTCCCACGCGGCACCGTGAATTCTTGGAGCAGCTCCGCAAGATGTCAGACGTCACAGATGTCAGGGTGCTGTGA